In the Streptomyces coeruleoprunus genome, CGGCCAGGACGCGCTCGATGACGGCGGTCCTGACCTCCTGCCGCCAGTCTCCGTCCATGACCGCCACGTCGATCACCATGACGTCGGCGTCCGGGCCGATGTCCGCCACGAGCCGTCCGCCGATGGCCATCATGTCGGACTCGCGCTCGACGAAGTGCACCTGGAATCCGACCCGCGCGGGCGGGGCGAACTGCCCCACCTCGGGAACGAGGACCGCGTCCGTCAGCGTCTCGGCCAGCTCGCGGCGCATCGCCAGGCTCAGGCGGCCCTTGGGGCTGTTCACGGTAATGATCGTCACGACATCCTCCTATGACAGTCGTTATAGAGGGCTTCAGGCTACAGCCTTCTATAACGACTGTCATATCCGGAGGGTGTGAAGCCGCCACGTCGGAGATGGTCGGATCCACCGCAGGCGGCAGGGAGGTCCCGACCCTCGTCGACGGGTCGGCAGTGGGCGACGAGGGCCGCGGCCGTGCCGACGAAGGCGGGGTCTCACGCCTCCGTTCGCCCGGCTGACCCGCGATCGTCGCGGTGACGACGGAATGTCCCGCGGTAGTCGCTCGGCCGCCGGCCCGTATGTCTGGCGAAGATGCCGCTGAACGCCCCAGGGTCGCGGTAGCCGACGTCGGCGGCGATGCTTGCGACGGTCCTGTCGGTCGTCTCCAGAAGGCGTTGGGCTCGGCGCACCCGGACCTTCTGCAGGTACGCGAGGGGCGTCTCGCCGGCTTCGTCGCGGAAGCGGCGGAGCAGGGTTCTCGTGCTCACGTGGAACTCCTGGGCGAGGGCGGGCAGGTCATAGCGAGCACCGAGGTTCTGGTCGAGCCACCGCTTGACGCCCAGCGAGAACTCCCTGCCCACAGTCGGAATGAGGTCCGGGTCGACATAGGGAGCCTGTGTGGAACGCGCATCGTCGACGAGGGCGATCCGCGCGGTGCTACGGGCGACACCCGGGCCGTCGTGCTCGCGGATGAACTGCAGCGCGAAGTCGTACATGGCACTGAAGGCCGCTGTGGTCGTCACGCCCCGGTCGGTCACGACCAAGCTCTCCGGGCGCAGGCGCACATCGGGGTACCGGCGGGCGAACCGATCCGCGAACAACCACGACGTGGTCGCTTCGCGCCCGCCGAGCAGCCCGGCTTCAGCGACCAGGAAGGCACCCACACAGATCGATACGACAGCCGTCCCCGACGCCGCCTGTGATCGAAGCGACGCCACTTCCGGTCCCCAGCCCGCGAGTGTCGCGTCGAGGTCGAGCGCGGGCGAGAGTTCGAAGCCCGGCACGATCAGGACGTCCACCGGGCGAACCGCCGAGACGTCGAGCACCGAACCTCCGGACGCGATCACACGTCGCCGCGGCGAGACGACCGACACCGCGTAGGCCGGCCGAACCGATCCCCGCGCCGCGGCGACATGAGTGGCCATGGCCAGGAGGTCGGGGACTCCGTACACCTCCGACGCGAAGCAGCCGGGGTAGGCCAGCACACCGACTCGCAGCGGACTCATACGGCCCTCCGACGCCTCTGAACGGGTGGCGATATCACCGGGACACGTGGCGATGCCGCCGCTTCTCAGCGGGGCGGCCACTCATCATCATCTCGGTCATGACCATCATGCGAGGACAGAGCGATCCCTTGGACGACTTCTCGTCGAGAGCCATCGGCGTCGACGGCATCGACAAGACCGTGTACGTGGCCGGGTCGGGACCGGCAGTCGTCCTCATGCCCGAGATGCCGGGCATCAGCCCCGACGTCGCGCGGTTCGCGCGGTGGGTGCGTGATGCCGGCTTCCGCGTGTACCTGCCTTCTCTGTTCGGTGTCGACGGTGCCTACCCGCTCGCCGAGGCACGCGAGACCGTCGTACGGCGCGCGTGCGTCAGCGCCGAGTTCCGCGCGTTCGCGGGCGGCGGCACCAGCCCCGTCGTCACATGGCTGCGCGGCCTCGCTCGGCTGGCGCACGCCGAGTGCGGCGGGCCCGGCGTCGGCGCCGTCGGTCTGTGTTTCACCGGCAATTTCGCCCTGACCATGGCACTCGAACCCGCCGTCATCGCGCCGGTGGTCAACCACCCGTCGCTGCCGCTCGACGACCCCGACGGTCTGGAGATCAGCGACGAAGACGCTGCCGCCGTGGCCGAACGCGTCGCGCGGGACGGGTTGAAGGTCCTCGCCTACCGCTTCGACAACGACAGGTGGTGCACGGGCCGGCGGTTCGCGGCGTACCGAGCCCTGCTCGGGGACGCGTTCGACGGCCGCGTACTCAAGGCCGAGACGGCGAACACGAACCCTCCGCCCTTCTTCCGCGACGTCGTCGGGTGCGCCCACAGCGTCGTCACGGCACACCTCGTCGACCAGGACGGCCACCCCACCACGCGGGCCCGGAACGAGATCATCGCTTTCCTGGCCGAGCGGCTCGGGAAGCGGCCGTCATGAGCCCGCGACCCTTCTGACCGGGAGAAGGTCTCCTCCTGGCCCTGGTGGATGCCGTCGTGGTCCGGTGTCAGCGGCGGGTGTGGATGAAGCCGATCTTGTCGATCTCGTCGCCCGAGCGGCCGTGGAAGCCGGTGATCTGCCAGCCCGGGGGAGCGGTGTGGGTGACGCAGTCGGAGGTCGGCGTACCGCCGGCCACCGTGCGGCCGAGGTTCGTGGTGAACCTGGCGTGGAAGATCCGGGTGTGACCGTCCTTCCGGGCCCGGCACAGGTACGCGGTGGTCACGTACTCCTCGCTGCCGAGCGTCAGCGAGGCCGCCGTGCCGCCGGTGCCACCGTGGGCGAGTGTCGTGCCGTTGTCCAGGGTGATGCTCAGCCGGTCGATCCGGGCACCGGCGCTCAGCGCGATGCCGGTCGCGCGGGCACCCGCGGGGACGCGGTCGATGTCGTTGAAGGGGGCGCCGTGCGGTCCGCCGAACTGCTCGCTCAGCTGGAAGGCCGGGTTGCGGGACCAGGAGAAGCCCACCGCGACGGGATCGTGGTCGGACAGCATGAGTCCGCTGCCGGTGAGGAACGCGGCGTGCTCGTTGTTGTAGGAGGTGGCGTTGAGAGAGACGAGCGTGCTGCCGCGGTAGAGGATCTTGTCGACGACCTCGCAGGTGTTGGGCACGGTCGGCTGGGACTGGTCGCACACCAGGGCGTCGCTGCCCTTGGCGGGCGGGGTGCCGCCGCGGATCAGCTCGACCCAGGGGTCGGTGAGGCCGTTGGCGGCGGCGAACTCGGCGATGGTGTCGCCGCCGCGGGTGTAGCGGGTGTTGGTGTCGCCCATGACGACGACCGCGTTGCCCGCCGAGTGGGTCTTGATGAAGGCGGTGAGCTGGTTCAGGTTGTCGGCGCGTGACCGCAGATCTCCCGTGCTCGTGCCCGCGTTGGTGTGCAGGTTGTAGAAGTCGACGTACACCCCCTCGGCGAGGCGCTGCCGGGCGAAGGTGAAGCCCTTGGGGGTGAGGCAGTCCCCGGAGTCGTACTGGCAGGAGTTCCAGCGCACCCGCTCGAAGTCGTCCACGTCGTAAGGCGACTTCGACAAGGTGTTGAGCCCGCTGCCGATGCCCGCGCCGCCGCTGGTGGGGGTGCGGTGGGGGTGGGCGGTGTCGGCGGCGTACAGGCGGGCGTGGTAGTTGAAGTCCTCCTGGACGTGGACGATGTCGTACGGCGCGATCCGCCGGCCGATCTCCGTCGTGCTGGACTCGCGCGGCGTCGGGGCGCTGGAGAGGCTCTCGGGCAGCCCGGCCACGTTGTACGTGAGCACGCTGAACGTGCCCGAGTCGGCGGCCGTGGCCGGCGGCGCCATCGCGGCGAGGCCGGCGAGTGCGGCTGCCGCCGCTGTCAGGCAGGCGAGGAGTCGGCGCATGGTGTCTCCTGGTCGGCGGGGGGCTTCGGCGGTGCTGGGGCGCCGGCCGGGCCCGGACGGAATCGTCCGCCGGGCCCGGTCGGCAGCGGATCAGGCGCAGGCGCTCCCGTTGAGCGCGAAGGCCGTGGGGGAGGGATTCGCGCCGGTGTGTGTCCCCTGGACTCCGAAGCTCGCGGCCGCACCGGGGGCGATCGCCCGGTTCCAGTCGGCGTTGCGGGCGACGGCGGTGGAGCCGTTCTGGGTGACGGTCGCGTTCCAGGCGCTGGTGACGCGCTGGCCACCCGCGTACGTCCAGGTCAGCTGCCATCCGTCCACGGCCGTCGGGCCGGTGTTCCGGACGGTGACGGTCGCGGTGAAGCCGGTGTCCCAGACGTTGTTCACCGTGTACGTCACCGCGCAGGCGGCGGTGGGCGGTTCGACGGTGGAGGTCCGCTCGGCGGCGTAGGCGGCGAGCCAGGCCAGCGGGGCGTTCCAGTTGACCGCCACCTCATTGGTCGAGTACGAGCCGATGTCGTCGACGTAGCAGGCGGCCGGCGCGCACCCGGCCAGCTTCTCCTGCGCCACCGGGTCCTGGAGCGCGCTGTTGGGGCCGCCCGCGAGCGACCCCGCCGGCGGGCGGGGCAGCGAGGGGTCCAGCTGGTGGGCCCAGAAGCGGTGGTGCTGGTTCTGCGAGGACGTCTCGCCGTAGCCGGTCACGTACGACAGGCCGAGGGCGTTGCGGCCCAGCAGGTAGTCCATGGCCTCCAGCGCACCGGCGCGGTAGCGCCCGTCACCCGTCAGCTCCCCGGCGACGGCCATGACGACCGCGTCGTTGGCGACCTCGCCGTTCGAGCCCCAGAAGTACCCGTCGGCGGGGACGGGCACCGCGTAGCCCTGCGCGGCCATCCTGGACAGATAGCCGTCGGCGGCCGCGGTCACCGAGGAACGGATCCGGGCCACGTCGGCCGCGGGCAGCCCGTTGGGGACGGTGGCCAGGACGAGCCGGCCGAGCGCGGCCGTGTCCCCCCAGCTGAAGCCGTAGGGGGTGAAGGCGTCGGCGGAGGTGTGCCAGGACGAGGAGGTGACCGCGTCCCGGTAGGCGCTCTCGCCGGTCGTCGCGTACAGCTCGCCGGCCGCCCAGTAGAACTCGTCGGTGACCCGCGTGTCCCCGTAGGCACCGCCACCCGTGCTGTCCGAATCCGGCGCGTACACCGCGGGGTTGGCCCGCGCCGCCGCCCAGGCCCGGCGGGCGGCCGACAGGCAGCGGTCGGCGTACGCGGAGTCGTACGGCCGGAAGACCCGGGCACACTGCGCGGCGGCCGCCGCGAGGTTCAGCGTCGCCGCCGTGGAGGGGCGGTGCAGTTCCCGGGGTTGGGCGTCCTGCTCGGGGCGCATCGGCATGTCGGTCCAGGCCGCGTCATGGATCTTGTGGAACGCCATGCCCGCGTACGGCTTGCCCTCGGGCACCTGCATCCGCATCAGGAAGTCGAGCTCCCACCGCGCCTCGTCCAGGACGTCCGGCATGCCGTTGCCGCGCTCGGGGACGCGCAGGGTCGAGTCGCCCAGCGCCGCCTCCTTCCCCGCCCGCTTGGCCCGCTCGAAGGAGTTGACCACCAGCCAGGTGGAGATGCCGCCGTTGACCACGTACTTGCCGTGGTCACCCGCGTCGTACCAGCCGCCCCTCACATCCCGGGTGTAGTCGCACACGGTGGCCTGGCAGGGGACGGAGATGTCGCCCTTGTTGGGCGCGATGCCGAGGTGCCCGGCCGGGCGGGCGTAGGCGGAGCCCACCAGAGAGGCGTCGATCGCGATGCCGCTGCGCTGATGGTGGAAGAACGCCATCGAGTCGGAGCGCAGCGCGTCGTAGAGATCCGCGCGGATGTCGAAAGGTGCGCTGCTGCTGCCGTCCACGGCCAGGACGTATCCCGAGCCCGTGCTCCGGTACGAGGAGAAGTCCGCCACCTGGACGGACTGCCCGGACGGCGTGTCCGCGCCGCGGGGGACCGTCGATCCGGAGGCGACCACCGTCCCGGACGCGTTCCGCAGCTGCCAGGTGAGTGACTGCGTCGCCGAGGTGACGACGGTGGCGCGCTTGGGGCCGTCCGGCAGGTACCCGACCTGGTTGACGCGTACGGCCGAGGTCGCCGCCACGGCGGCGGGGACGTCCGCGGCGGCCGGCCCGGTCATGAGACCGCCGAGGAGGAGAGCGCCCGTCAGCAGGGCGGCGGTGGGGCGTACGGGGCGGCGTAACGACGCGGTGGTGCAGGGCATGAGCGGCTCCTCTGGGGCGTCGTGGTGATCAGCAAGTGGGGTTGGTCTGGGTGAGCAGGCCCATCCGCCAGGGCAGGCGGAGGTAGTTGTTTCCGGCGCGGAGGTCCATGCCCTGGTAGACGTACCGCAGTAGACACGGATCGATGGTCAGGATCTGGTCGTTGCCGGCGAGGGTTCGTCCCCCGTGGCGGCAAGGGGTGTCCACCTGCCTCTGGGGCTGGGGGAGGTGAGCGAACGGAAGTAGCGCCGGCCTGCGGTGTCGTTGTGTGGTGCACATGTCAATCGCGCCTCCTTCTTCGCCGATCGCGACTGCCTGTCGGAGGTCTGCCTGGGAGCGCTCCCATAGGACGAAATACCGAACGGCGGTCGATAGGTCGGAGATCTGGAGCGCACAGTAGTGACACCAGCCAACACCGTCAACGGGCTCAACCACAGCGGCGAGAAGTCGGCTGCCTGGTCAATGCGATCCCGGGCCGGGGCTCCCCACGGGGGCCCTGATCGCCAAGCCCCACTCCGTACCGCACCGCCCCCGCGGCGCCTCGCCCTACTCTGGAGGCATGGCCGCGGTCAGCCGCTTCCACGTGGATCAGGACGGCCACTCCGTCACGGTCCAGGTGGCCGCTGTCTCCGGTCCCGTTGAGGTGCTCGTCGACGGGAAGGTCGTCGCCCGGGGCAGGGCTCCACGGGCGGGCACCACCGTCTTGCACGCCGAACTTCCGGGGGACCCCGCTCGTCCACTGGGCATCACGCTGAGGGACATGGGCGGCGTGTTCCTGTGCGAGATGGAGGTCGGCCGCACGCGGTACCTCATGCCGCGCGTACCGCTCTTCCCGGAGCGGCCGCCAGCGTGGCGGACTCCGCCGCACCCGTTCCGGCGTATGCACAGGTCGCTACGGCGTGCGGTACGCCGCGCCATGGGCCGCGGCCTCGCGCGCCGCGCACGCTGACGGAGGACGGTACGAGGGCACCCTGCGGCAACAGGGATATCACCAAGCTCGGCACCGCGCCCGTGCCCGCCCCGGTGGTCATCGGCACTGGGCGGGGCTCGACGACGATGCCGCTGCAGCGTCGAGTCCTCCGGCACCTTCGACGCCACCACCGACGGCATCGACTTCTACGGGTCCATGGAAGGCATGTTCGTCAAGGTCGGCAACCCGGTCGCGGTCGCGCCGAGCAACAGCTTCGGGCAGATACCGGTCCTCGGCGATGACGGCGCGTCGACTACAGCTTCGGCAACGTCAAACTGCTGCTCACCAGCGCGCTGAGCCGCGTCGCCGGACCGCTCGCGCAGGAGAGCACCGCGACGGCGGCCGGACCGGGCGAGCCGGCGGTGGCCTCGTGAAACCTTCCAGCCTGCCGGCCGTGGGATCCATGCCGCCACGGCGCGACCCTCCCGGGCGTCTTCGTCGACGACGCCGGGCGCCGGTGCGCGGGTCCGGTCACCGCGCCTCGTGGCCGATCAGTCGCAGGTCACCTTGTCCCGCGGGGTGTAGTGCGTGCCGAACGTCTCGCGCTTCACCTCGACGCCGGCGTTGGTGAAGACGCGGTCGACCTTGATGTCGAAGCCCTCCAACGGCTCCTGCACCTCGCATGTCTCGCCGGTGCCCTTGCGCTCCTTCGGCGGCGTGATGTTCGTACGGGGGCCGGCGTCCGCCGTCACCGAGTCGTACTTCTTCGTGCCGAGGAAGCTCACTGTGACCGACGAATCCGTCGAACTCGCCCTGATGTAGATCGGCTTGCCCGAGTCATTGCGGAACTTCAGGTCGAGCGTGCCCCAGGCCACGGTCGCCTCCCGGCCCGCCGGGTAGCGCTCGATGTAGAAGGAGTGGGCGCCGTGTTCCAGGGGCTCGACCCCGGCGAAGAAGAGCGCGTTGTAGACGGTGGTGGCGACCGCCGACACACCGCCGCCCGGGGCCTTCCGATATTGACCGTCCATGATCATGGTGCCGTCGACGAAGCCATTGGCCTTGGTGCGCTCACCGACCGTGCGGTTGAAGCTCCACACCTCGCCCGGCTGGACCACCGAGCCGTTGATCAGCTCGACCGCCCGGCCGATGTTGGTCGTGCGGTACGGCGCGGCCGGGAAGTTCACCGTGAACGTCGACATCTGCTCGGTGATCCCGAGCCGGGCAAGCGTCTGCGCCGTCAGCCTCGATGGCGTCACCGTGGCGGCGACCGGGCCGGTACGGGCGGCCGCGCCCTTCTTGGTCAGCAGCGGCTCCACCGCCCGGCGGAGGGCCTCGGCCGACACCTCACGGCCGGGGCGGCCGTCCTGCTCCACGACGACCCTGCCGTCTCGCACCCCGAGTCGGGCCTCGACGGGCGCGCCGGTGAGCGTGTCGAGCGGACGGGACACCGCCGAGTCGTGCAGCAGTGCCCGGGCGTCGAGGGAGGGAGTGAGCCGTCCGCCGTCCGCCTTCACGGTCAGGTGCTCGCCCAACGTGGCCGCCGTGATCTGGAGCCGTTCATCGCCCGAGGTGAGCGTGACAGGACCGGACATGGCGGGCTTCGCGAACTCGTTCACGAAGCGGGCGAGCTCCGCCCCCCGTACCTGCGGCTGCTTCACCGAGACCGGAAGCGCCACGGGCGCCGTGCCGCCGGCCGCGGGGTAGGCGCTGCGCAACGCCTCGACGGCCTTCTCCGTGTCCAGCTTCAGCCCCTCGCGGGGCTGCGTCACGACCGCCTTGCCGTCCTTGAAGGCGACAGCGGCCTCGCGGACCTCGCGGTCATGCTCCTTCGCGGCCGCCGCGACGGCCGCGTGTGCCTTCGTCCCGTCGAACGAGACGACGGGCTCGATGTCGCGGCTTTGGGAGGAGGAGAAGAGCCGGCCGATGACGGTGAACGGACTGCGGGACGGGTCGGCCGCCCGGTCCGCGGTGGCCCGGACGTCGACCGCCAGCCCGGCCGAGGCGGGGTCGACGGTGGTCGACGCGTCACCGACGGTCACCCGCATCGGGTCCTTCCACGCGGCGGGGGCCGCGGAGGCGAGCCGGGCGGCGGCCTCGGCACGGCTCAGGCCGCCGATGTCGATGCCGTCCACCCGGGTGCCCGCGGAGATGTCGTCCCCGGTGGCGACGAGACCCGCCACGTACAGTCCGCCGGCGACGGCCGCGACCGCACCGGCCGCGATCGCCGTCTTGCGTATGTGACCGCGGCGCCCGGTGGGGCCGGCGGCGTGGTCGGTCGTGGAGCGGCGGCGCACACGCCCTCCCAGTGCGGTGAGGAATCAGAGCAACCCTACGACCGTAGGCCGCACGAGGGCGGAAGATCCATATGATCCCTTTTATTCTCCAGTGATCCTTCTCTCATACCTCCGCATTTCCGGCGCCCCGCATAACGCTGCGCACTCGCCCGTCACACTCCTTGCCTTGCGCGAGAAGCACGCCCAGGCACTTCCGATGGGGCGCGATCCGCTGACCTGTCGGACACGGCTTGAGCCATCCCTGGGAGCGAGCCGCAGCCGGGTTTGTGCCGAGACGACCTCGGAGACTGGTCGGATGGGCCAACGGGGTCATGCCAAGGGGCAGCGCCGGGGGATTCGTGGAGTACTGGACAGGCACACCCCCACTGCCCCAGGAGCCACTCGTGAAGACCGCCACCGCGCCCTCGCCCGCTGTACCGCCCGCCGCCAAGCCCGTACTCCCGCTCAAGGTCAACGTGAGCGAGGTGCTGAGCCAGGACGTGGTGATGGCGGCTGGTATCCACGTGGACGAGTCGAGCCCGGCCCCGCTCGCGGTCTTCCGCAACCCGTACACCCAGGCGGAGGACGTGCTCGTGGTGAGTGAGGCGGGGAGCGGCACGGCTCTGCTGCATGTGTCCCCCGACTTCACGTCCTCGACCGGCTGGCAGGCGGTGAAGCTCTTCGACTCGCACACACCGACCGAAGTGGTCGTCATCACCGGGAAGAACCAGGAAGGCGATCCCTTCGTCGAGTGTTTCTTCCTCAGTCTCGGCAGCGGCTACCGCTCTGTGCTGCGCTCCGACGGGACGTGGTCGGAACCGTTCGCCGTGCACGTCCCTGAGGACGGGGACCGGCTCCGTGGCCTGAACGTCTCCCACACCGTTCACAACGGCCACCTGCGCCCCCTCGTCTACGCGGGGAGGGCGTCGGGCTCGGGATGGGCCCTGCACCCCGCCTCGCAACCCGTGTGGACACGTCTCGACGAGAACGCGCGCATGACGCGCGTGGGCAGTGACCACTGGGCCTCGGCCGCAGTCGTGGACGGAAAGCTCAAGGTCAACCACGGCGTCGTCGGCCGGCTCAACGAGCGGTGGGACGTAGAGGTGCCGGGCTATCCACAGGTGAAACGCGTGGTGGCCGCCTTCGGCGACGAGCGGCAGGCCACGTTCTTGATCCTGCACGCGGATGACACCCTGCACCTGTGGAGCTGCGGGCCGCAGGGTCA is a window encoding:
- a CDS encoding tautomerase enzyme codes for the protein MTIITVNSPKGRLSLAMRRELAETLTDAVLVPEVGQFAPPARVGFQVHFVERESDMMAIGGRLVADIGPDADVMVIDVAVMDGDWRQEVRTAVIERVLAALADACGLSRPSPSWWVNFRVIDEGSWGSSGGVLSVLPLLDTGVFTEEKAKAVRAALGA
- a CDS encoding GlxA family transcriptional regulator → MSPLRVGVLAYPGCFASEVYGVPDLLAMATHVAAARGSVRPAYAVSVVSPRRRVIASGGSVLDVSAVRPVDVLIVPGFELSPALDLDATLAGWGPEVASLRSQAASGTAVVSICVGAFLVAEAGLLGGREATTSWLFADRFARRYPDVRLRPESLVVTDRGVTTTAAFSAMYDFALQFIREHDGPGVARSTARIALVDDARSTQAPYVDPDLIPTVGREFSLGVKRWLDQNLGARYDLPALAQEFHVSTRTLLRRFRDEAGETPLAYLQKVRVRRAQRLLETTDRTVASIAADVGYRDPGAFSGIFARHTGRRPSDYRGTFRRHRDDRGSAGRTEA
- a CDS encoding glycoside hydrolase family 9 protein; translated protein: MPCTTASLRRPVRPTAALLTGALLLGGLMTGPAAADVPAAVAATSAVRVNQVGYLPDGPKRATVVTSATQSLTWQLRNASGTVVASGSTVPRGADTPSGQSVQVADFSSYRSTGSGYVLAVDGSSSAPFDIRADLYDALRSDSMAFFHHQRSGIAIDASLVGSAYARPAGHLGIAPNKGDISVPCQATVCDYTRDVRGGWYDAGDHGKYVVNGGISTWLVVNSFERAKRAGKEAALGDSTLRVPERGNGMPDVLDEARWELDFLMRMQVPEGKPYAGMAFHKIHDAAWTDMPMRPEQDAQPRELHRPSTAATLNLAAAAAQCARVFRPYDSAYADRCLSAARRAWAAARANPAVYAPDSDSTGGGAYGDTRVTDEFYWAAGELYATTGESAYRDAVTSSSWHTSADAFTPYGFSWGDTAALGRLVLATVPNGLPAADVARIRSSVTAAADGYLSRMAAQGYAVPVPADGYFWGSNGEVANDAVVMAVAGELTGDGRYRAGALEAMDYLLGRNALGLSYVTGYGETSSQNQHHRFWAHQLDPSLPRPPAGSLAGGPNSALQDPVAQEKLAGCAPAACYVDDIGSYSTNEVAVNWNAPLAWLAAYAAERTSTVEPPTAACAVTYTVNNVWDTGFTATVTVRNTGPTAVDGWQLTWTYAGGQRVTSAWNATVTQNGSTAVARNADWNRAIAPGAAASFGVQGTHTGANPSPTAFALNGSACA
- a CDS encoding dienelactone hydrolase family protein, with protein sequence MTIMRGQSDPLDDFSSRAIGVDGIDKTVYVAGSGPAVVLMPEMPGISPDVARFARWVRDAGFRVYLPSLFGVDGAYPLAEARETVVRRACVSAEFRAFAGGGTSPVVTWLRGLARLAHAECGGPGVGAVGLCFTGNFALTMALEPAVIAPVVNHPSLPLDDPDGLEISDEDAAAVAERVARDGLKVLAYRFDNDRWCTGRRFAAYRALLGDAFDGRVLKAETANTNPPPFFRDVVGCAHSVVTAHLVDQDGHPTTRARNEIIAFLAERLGKRPS
- a CDS encoding jacalin-like lectin; translation: MRRLLACLTAAAAALAGLAAMAPPATAADSGTFSVLTYNVAGLPESLSSAPTPRESSTTEIGRRIAPYDIVHVQEDFNYHARLYAADTAHPHRTPTSGGAGIGSGLNTLSKSPYDVDDFERVRWNSCQYDSGDCLTPKGFTFARQRLAEGVYVDFYNLHTNAGTSTGDLRSRADNLNQLTAFIKTHSAGNAVVVMGDTNTRYTRGGDTIAEFAAANGLTDPWVELIRGGTPPAKGSDALVCDQSQPTVPNTCEVVDKILYRGSTLVSLNATSYNNEHAAFLTGSGLMLSDHDPVAVGFSWSRNPAFQLSEQFGGPHGAPFNDIDRVPAGARATGIALSAGARIDRLSITLDNGTTLAHGGTGGTAASLTLGSEEYVTTAYLCRARKDGHTRIFHARFTTNLGRTVAGGTPTSDCVTHTAPPGWQITGFHGRSGDEIDKIGFIHTRR
- a CDS encoding VanW family protein, which gives rise to MRRRSTTDHAAGPTGRRGHIRKTAIAAGAVAAVAGGLYVAGLVATGDDISAGTRVDGIDIGGLSRAEAAARLASAAPAAWKDPMRVTVGDASTTVDPASAGLAVDVRATADRAADPSRSPFTVIGRLFSSSQSRDIEPVVSFDGTKAHAAVAAAAKEHDREVREAAVAFKDGKAVVTQPREGLKLDTEKAVEALRSAYPAAGGTAPVALPVSVKQPQVRGAELARFVNEFAKPAMSGPVTLTSGDERLQITAATLGEHLTVKADGGRLTPSLDARALLHDSAVSRPLDTLTGAPVEARLGVRDGRVVVEQDGRPGREVSAEALRRAVEPLLTKKGAAARTGPVAATVTPSRLTAQTLARLGITEQMSTFTVNFPAAPYRTTNIGRAVELINGSVVQPGEVWSFNRTVGERTKANGFVDGTMIMDGQYRKAPGGGVSAVATTVYNALFFAGVEPLEHGAHSFYIERYPAGREATVAWGTLDLKFRNDSGKPIYIRASSTDSSVTVSFLGTKKYDSVTADAGPRTNITPPKERKGTGETCEVQEPLEGFDIKVDRVFTNAGVEVKRETFGTHYTPRDKVTCD